The following proteins are co-located in the Neofelis nebulosa isolate mNeoNeb1 chromosome 18, mNeoNeb1.pri, whole genome shotgun sequence genome:
- the LAT2 gene encoding linker for activation of T-cells family member 2 isoform X1 — protein MRKPRPGDKQAQAGVLPPRPAPQDEWLGADMNVDAELLWPGAALLLLLGTVASLCVRCSRPVVKKSEKIYEQRSLEENAQNFAVARTYSLVRQAWPGPLLDTASDVAPTRKDKLLRFSPSVEDSASSRYLENFSKGSRRGSDGAFIDPIATHYYNWGQFQKPSEDDDDANSYENVLICKRKDTESGDEGSEDYQNSASIRQWRESRRVVEQGPREASQSLAGSPDEEPDYVNESVAATEA, from the exons atgagaaaaccgaggccaGGAGACAAACAGGCACAAGCTGGAGTCCTCCCTCCACGACCAG CCCCGCAGGACGAGTGGCTAGGAGCGGACATGAACGTGGACGCCGAGCTGCTGTGGCCGGGGGCGgccctgctgctgcttctggggaCGGTGGCCAGCCTGTGTGTGCGGTGCTCCCGCCCAG TGGTGAAGAAGTCTGAGAAGATCTACGAACAGAGGAGCCT GGAAGAGAATGCACAGAACTTTGCGGTGGCCCGGACCTATTCCT TGGTCAGGCAGGCCTGGCCAGGGCCCCTGCTGGACACAGCCTCTGACGTGGCACCAACAAG GAAGGACAAGCTTCTGCGGTTCTCCCCCAGCGTCGAGG ATTCTGCATCCTCTAGGTACCTAGAGAACTTCAGCAAAG GAAGCAGACGAGGATCTGATGGAGCCTTCAT AGACCCCATCGCCACGCACTATTACAACTGGGGGCAGTTCCAGAAGCCCTCGGAAG ACGATGATGATGCCAATTCGTACGAGAACGTGCTCATCTGCAAGCGGAAGGACACTGAGTCAG GAGACGAAGGATCTGAGGACTATCAGAACTCAGCTTCCATCCGGCAGTGGCGGGAGTCCAGGAGGGTGGTGG AGCAAGGCCCGAGGGAGGCGTCCCAGTCGCTGGCAGGAAGCCCGGACGAGGAGCCCGATTACGTGAACGAGAGTGTGGCAGCCACAGAAGCCTAG
- the LAT2 gene encoding linker for activation of T-cells family member 2 isoform X3, whose product MRKPRPGDKQAQAGVLPPRPAPQDEWLGADMNVDAELLWPGAALLLLLGTVASLCVRCSRPVVKKSEKIYEQRSLEENAQNFAVARTYSLVRQAWPGPLLDTASDVAPTRKDKLLRFSPSVEDSASSRYLENFSKGSRRGSDGAFIDPIATHYYNWGQFQKPSEDDDDANSYENVLICKRKDTESGSPQLPCLWIKSCSRPGGAPGVRP is encoded by the exons atgagaaaaccgaggccaGGAGACAAACAGGCACAAGCTGGAGTCCTCCCTCCACGACCAG CCCCGCAGGACGAGTGGCTAGGAGCGGACATGAACGTGGACGCCGAGCTGCTGTGGCCGGGGGCGgccctgctgctgcttctggggaCGGTGGCCAGCCTGTGTGTGCGGTGCTCCCGCCCAG TGGTGAAGAAGTCTGAGAAGATCTACGAACAGAGGAGCCT GGAAGAGAATGCACAGAACTTTGCGGTGGCCCGGACCTATTCCT TGGTCAGGCAGGCCTGGCCAGGGCCCCTGCTGGACACAGCCTCTGACGTGGCACCAACAAG GAAGGACAAGCTTCTGCGGTTCTCCCCCAGCGTCGAGG ATTCTGCATCCTCTAGGTACCTAGAGAACTTCAGCAAAG GAAGCAGACGAGGATCTGATGGAGCCTTCAT AGACCCCATCGCCACGCACTATTACAACTGGGGGCAGTTCCAGAAGCCCTCGGAAG ACGATGATGATGCCAATTCGTACGAGAACGTGCTCATCTGCAAGCGGAAGGACACTGAGTCAG GTTCACCTCAGCTCCCGTGCCTTTGGATAAAGTCCTGCTCGAGGcctggaggggcccctggggtcCGGCCCTAG
- the LAT2 gene encoding linker for activation of T-cells family member 2 isoform X2 → MNVDAELLWPGAALLLLLGTVASLCVRCSRPVVKKSEKIYEQRSLEENAQNFAVARTYSLVRQAWPGPLLDTASDVAPTRKDKLLRFSPSVEDSASSRYLENFSKGSRRGSDGAFIDPIATHYYNWGQFQKPSEDDDDANSYENVLICKRKDTESGDEGSEDYQNSASIRQWRESRRVVEQGPREASQSLAGSPDEEPDYVNESVAATEA, encoded by the exons ATGAACGTGGACGCCGAGCTGCTGTGGCCGGGGGCGgccctgctgctgcttctggggaCGGTGGCCAGCCTGTGTGTGCGGTGCTCCCGCCCAG TGGTGAAGAAGTCTGAGAAGATCTACGAACAGAGGAGCCT GGAAGAGAATGCACAGAACTTTGCGGTGGCCCGGACCTATTCCT TGGTCAGGCAGGCCTGGCCAGGGCCCCTGCTGGACACAGCCTCTGACGTGGCACCAACAAG GAAGGACAAGCTTCTGCGGTTCTCCCCCAGCGTCGAGG ATTCTGCATCCTCTAGGTACCTAGAGAACTTCAGCAAAG GAAGCAGACGAGGATCTGATGGAGCCTTCAT AGACCCCATCGCCACGCACTATTACAACTGGGGGCAGTTCCAGAAGCCCTCGGAAG ACGATGATGATGCCAATTCGTACGAGAACGTGCTCATCTGCAAGCGGAAGGACACTGAGTCAG GAGACGAAGGATCTGAGGACTATCAGAACTCAGCTTCCATCCGGCAGTGGCGGGAGTCCAGGAGGGTGGTGG AGCAAGGCCCGAGGGAGGCGTCCCAGTCGCTGGCAGGAAGCCCGGACGAGGAGCCCGATTACGTGAACGAGAGTGTGGCAGCCACAGAAGCCTAG